The genomic window ACGCCGGAGTCAGTACGCCATGAACAAAATCGCGTCGCGGTCGTAATCCAGGCCCGGATGCACGCTGGCAAGGTGAGCCTGGGTCAGCTCGACCAGCTCGTCCTCGTCCTTGCCGACGATGGCCTCTCCGCACGGACACGTGATGTGCGTCTTCACGTTGGCGCCTTCCCTTCTGGTGAACTATTACTTGGCCGCCTTGGCAGCCGCTTTCAGCTGCTTTTTGTACGATCGCACTTCGCTCATCGACTGGGCGTCGACGATGTCGGCGACGGAGATGTGCGTGCCGGCCTTGCCGAACTGCCCGGCCGCCGCGCGCCATCCCTTCGGCGTGACGCCGTACTGCTTGCCCAGCAATGCCAGAAAGATCTGGGCCTTCACCTCGCCGAAACCGGGTAACCCCTTGATGCGCCGCAGCAGCTCGTCGCCGTCGGGGTCGCCGGCGGTCCACAAGCCGGCGGCGTCGCCGTCGTAGCGGTCGACGATGATCTGGGCCAGGGTCTGGATCCGCTTGGCCATCGATCCCGGAAATCGGTGTATCGCAGGTCTTTCCGAGCACAGCGCGGCGAACTTGTCGGGGTCGTAGTCGGCGATCTCGGCCGCCGAAAGCGTTCCCGACCTGCCCATCCGGTCCGCGATCTTCTTCGGTCCCGCGAAGGCGGTCTCAAACGGCACCTGCTGATCGAGAACCATTCCGATGAGCAGGGCCAACGGATCTTCGTCCAGCAGCGCGTCGGCCTCGGGATCTTGCGCGAGCCACAGTTTGACTGTCACGGACCAACCTTTCCGCTGAACACCCTAAGCCCGATGGTTGAGAGACTACTCACCAGCAATCACCGCGTTATCGTGACGTGGTGCTGAATGTGGCCAAACTGGAACTAATGCTGGCCCGCGACGAACTGCGTGCGCTCGTCAACGCGTATTGCCGGGCCGTCGACCGCGCCGACTACGCGGCCCTGCGGCAGCTGTACCACCCCGACGCGACCGACACGCACGGTGAGTTCTCGACCGGTGGCGTCGAGCAGTTCATCGAGCAGCTGCAGGCCGCGGAGCCGTATGTGCGTGTCTCCCAACACAACATCACCACGACGAACTTCGTCATCGACGGCGACACCGCCCGCGGCGAGATCTACTGCCTGGTGTTCCACACCTTCGCCGGTCCCGAGCACGACATCGACGTCCTCATCGGCGGCCGGTACCTCGACGAGTACACCCAGCACGACGGGCGGTGGAAATTCAGCCGGCGCACCATCGTGGCGGATTGGTCATACCAAAACGACCCGTCCCGAGTGGACTTCTCGCATCCCAGCACCCGGGGCAGTCTGCGCGGCCGACCGGGCCGGACCGACCCGTCGATCGGCCTCTTCACACAGTCACAAGGCTAACGAAAGGCCTTGTCCGCCGGGGGATTTAGCCGCTCTTGCGCCGGAACTCCCGATGGCTGCCCGCCGCTCCGTGCGCCCGCGACTGCTTGCCGCCGGCGTCCTTGTGGGCGGCCCCGCCGGAAGACTTGGACATCTTGCGCTCCAGGGCCTCGCGAAATTTGCGCTTGTTCTCGTCCTCTGCGCCCGAAGCGTCCTGTTTGGAGTTCGATTCAGCCATACCGGCAGCCTAGCCCTGCTACCGCTTGCCCGGCGGCATGCCGTACAGATGGGAGATCGGCAGCCTCAGCACCACCCGCCGATCCGTGACCATCGCCCGCCGGTAGTCGTCCCAGTCGGGGTGCTCACCGGCGATGTTGCGATACAGCGCAATCAGCGCCTCCACGGTGTCGTCACCGGGTGCCGCCGCCGGGGGCGTCAGCTCCGCGACGCCCTCGGCGACGGCATACGACCAGCCGTCGTCGGAGTCGACCAGGATCGAGGCCCGCGGATCTCGGCGCAGGTTGCGGGTCTTGGCGCGCGGCTCGGTGATCGACACCCGGATCACCAACTCCCGCGGGTCGAAGTGGTAGCTCACGTTCGACAGTTGCGGCCGCCCGTCGCGCTTGATCGTGGCCAGCACCCCCAGGGAGTTCCCACTGATCAGGGCCAACAGCTTGTCGTCGAAGACTTGGCGTCCCATGTAAGGAGCCTACGTCGTGCTGAAATCGCAGGATGACCACGTACGCGGCATTTCTGCGCGGCGTCAATGTCGGCGGTGTCAACCTCAAGATGGCCGAGGTCGCCGGCGCCTTGACCGCCGTGGGGTTCACCAACGTGCGCACCGTCCTGGCCAGTGGGAATGTGCTGCTGGACTCGGCGCCGACCGCGGCCATCGTGCGCAAGAAGGCCGAAGTGGCGTTGCGCGAAAAGCTTCGGTTACCAGGCGTGGGTTCTTCCCTACGCCGTCGACACCGTGCGCGCCATCGACGCCGCGTACCCATTCGAACGCGATGTCGACGGCTCCCAGTGTTACGTCACGTTCGTCGCGGACACCGCCGTGCTCGACGAGCTCGCCGCGCTGGGCGACAAGGCCGGCGCCGACGAGAAGATCAGCCGCGGCCCCGACCGGCTGGGCGTCATCTACTGGCAGGTGCCCAAGGGCGCCACCCTGGACAGCACCATCGGCAAGACGATGGGCAAGCCGCGCTATAAATCGTCGACCACCACCCGCAACCTGCGCACACTGGCCAAACTCTTAGGGTGACGGCGGGCAATGCTGGGTAACGTGTGCGTCGATGACCTCTATTCACCAGCCGGAAAAGGTCTCCCTCGGCGGCGTATCCGAGACCGCGCTGCTGACGCTCAACGCCCGGGCACAGGCGGCACGTCGGCCCGATCCAGTCATTGACGACCCGCTGGCGATCGCGCTGGTCGACTCGATCGACTACGACTTCGCGAAGTTCGGCCGCGCTCGCCAGGACACGGCGCTGCGCGCGAGGCTCTTCGACGCCCAGACCCTGGCCTACCTGACGCAGCACCCGGCAGCCACGGTCGTCGCGCTGGCCGAAGGTCTGCAAACGAGCTTCTGGCGGTTGGACGCGGCCATCCCGGAAGCCCAATTTCCTTGGCTGACGGTCGAGTTACCCGAAATCGTCGATCTGCGGTCGCGGCTGCTTCCGGCTTCTTCGCGGGCCACGATGCGCGCCCAGTCGGCTCTGGACTACAGCTGGATGGATGCGGTGGACTCCTCGCAGGGGGTATTCATCACCGCCGAGGGATTGCTCATGTATCTGCAGCCCGAGCAGGCGATGGGGCTGATCACCCAGTGCGCCAAGAGTTTTCCGGGCGGTCGGATGATGTTCGACCTGCCGCCGACGTTGTTCGCCCGAATGGGCAGGCGCGGCCTGCGCACCTCGCGGCGATACCGGGTGCCCCCGTTGTCGTTCAGCCTGTCGGCGTCTCAGGCCGCCGACCTGGTGCACACGGTGCCCGGGGTGCACGCGGTCTACAACCTGCGGCTGCCACCCGGGCGCGGCCGGGCCTACAACGCCACCGTGTCCCTCATCTATCGGGCGGGTTTCCTCAAGGCACTGCGACCGTGCCTGGCGCTGCTCGAGTTCGGCTAGGCACACCCGACCGCCAGGTACGTTTGATCAGGTGACCTCTACAGACGGGCCCGCAAAAGAAGCCGTCTCCCTCAGCGGTGTTTCCGAGACCGCCCTGCTGACGCTGAACGCGCGGGCCCAGGAGGCCCGCCGCCCGGACTCGGTGATCGACGACCCGATGGCGATCGCGCTGGCCGATTCGATCGACGTCGACTTCGCGAAGTTCGGCACGGCCCACCAGGGCATGGCCATGCGGGCGCGCGTCTTCGACAGCCGGACACTGACATACCTCGACGAGCACCCCGCGGCCACCGTGGTCGCGCTCGCCGAGGGGCTGCAGACCAGCTTCTGGCGCATCGACGCCGCCCGGCCAGAGGGTCGATTCCGTTGGCTCACAGTCGATCTACCGCCGATCATCGAGGTGCGCACCCGGTTGCTGCCAGCGTCGCCGCGGGTGCGGTTGTGCGCCCAGTCCGCGCTGGACTACAGCTGGATGGACGCGGTCGACGCCTCGAACGGGGTGTTCATCACCGCCGAGGGATTGCTGATGTACCTGCAGCCGGAGCAGGCACTGGGGCTGATCGCCCAGTGCGCCAAGCGGTTTCCCGGCGGACAGATGATGTTCGACCTCCCGCCGGGGTGGTTCTCGAAGCTGACCCGATGCGGCGCGATGCGGACCACACGACGCTACCGGGTGCCGCCGATGCCGTTCAGCCTCTCGGTCCGCCAAGCCGCCGGGCTGGTGAGAACGCCGGGAGTACGGGCGGCGCGCGACGTCAGGCCGCTGGCCGGACGCGGCTCGCTGTTCAACGCCGCGGCGGCCTTCATCTACCGCGCGCCGCTGCTGGAGCCGCTGCGTCCCACGGTGACGCTGCTCGAATTCGGCTGAGGAGGCCTTACTCGTCGGGCACGTTGGTGAGGTAGCGCATCGCGTCCGACTTCGTCAGGCCCAGAGCCCGCGCCACTTCCACGTATTCCTTGGCCGCGGCCGCCATCGCGGCGTCGGTCGGGTCGAAGCGGGAGATGAAAGTGCCGAAGCGCCCGCGGGTTTCGAC from Mycobacterium shigaense includes these protein-coding regions:
- a CDS encoding HhH-GPD-type base excision DNA repair protein — protein: MTVKLWLAQDPEADALLDEDPLALLIGMVLDQQVPFETAFAGPKKIADRMGRSGTLSAAEIADYDPDKFAALCSERPAIHRFPGSMAKRIQTLAQIIVDRYDGDAAGLWTAGDPDGDELLRRIKGLPGFGEVKAQIFLALLGKQYGVTPKGWRAAAGQFGKAGTHISVADIVDAQSMSEVRSYKKQLKAAAKAAK
- a CDS encoding nuclear transport factor 2 family protein; protein product: MLARDELRALVNAYCRAVDRADYAALRQLYHPDATDTHGEFSTGGVEQFIEQLQAAEPYVRVSQHNITTTNFVIDGDTARGEIYCLVFHTFAGPEHDIDVLIGGRYLDEYTQHDGRWKFSRRTIVADWSYQNDPSRVDFSHPSTRGSLRGRPGRTDPSIGLFTQSQG
- a CDS encoding DUF5302 domain-containing protein produces the protein MAESNSKQDASGAEDENKRKFREALERKMSKSSGGAAHKDAGGKQSRAHGAAGSHREFRRKSG
- a CDS encoding PPOX class F420-dependent oxidoreductase; this encodes MGRQVFDDKLLALISGNSLGVLATIKRDGRPQLSNVSYHFDPRELVIRVSITEPRAKTRNLRRDPRASILVDSDDGWSYAVAEGVAELTPPAAAPGDDTVEALIALYRNIAGEHPDWDDYRRAMVTDRRVVLRLPISHLYGMPPGKR
- a CDS encoding class I SAM-dependent methyltransferase; protein product: MTSIHQPEKVSLGGVSETALLTLNARAQAARRPDPVIDDPLAIALVDSIDYDFAKFGRARQDTALRARLFDAQTLAYLTQHPAATVVALAEGLQTSFWRLDAAIPEAQFPWLTVELPEIVDLRSRLLPASSRATMRAQSALDYSWMDAVDSSQGVFITAEGLLMYLQPEQAMGLITQCAKSFPGGRMMFDLPPTLFARMGRRGLRTSRRYRVPPLSFSLSASQAADLVHTVPGVHAVYNLRLPPGRGRAYNATVSLIYRAGFLKALRPCLALLEFG
- a CDS encoding class I SAM-dependent methyltransferase, which produces MTSTDGPAKEAVSLSGVSETALLTLNARAQEARRPDSVIDDPMAIALADSIDVDFAKFGTAHQGMAMRARVFDSRTLTYLDEHPAATVVALAEGLQTSFWRIDAARPEGRFRWLTVDLPPIIEVRTRLLPASPRVRLCAQSALDYSWMDAVDASNGVFITAEGLLMYLQPEQALGLIAQCAKRFPGGQMMFDLPPGWFSKLTRCGAMRTTRRYRVPPMPFSLSVRQAAGLVRTPGVRAARDVRPLAGRGSLFNAAAAFIYRAPLLEPLRPTVTLLEFG